CTTGGGTTACCCAAATGGGGAGTTCCGGCGGTCGGAAGTTAACTTGTTGGGCAGAAGTTAACCGATCGTTGGTTTGCACAGTCCTAGATAGCGACGCTTCATAGGGTGGTGTTTTAAGTACGGGAATCCCAGGGAACTGGGAATTAATCGGCTTCGCGCTAGATAAGGGTACTTCCTCAGTTGGTGTGTTGAGTACGGGAATCGGAGGTAACTGGGAATTAATTGGTCTAGTGCTAGATAGGGGTACTTCCTCAATTAGTGTTTGAAGTACCGGAATCCGAGGTAACGGTAAGTTTATAGGCCGAGCGCTCGATAGAGGAACTTCCTCAGTTAGTGTTTGAAGTACCGGAATCCGAGGTAACGGTAAGTTTATAGGCCGAGCGCTCGATAGGGGAACTTCCTCAGTTGGTGTTTGAAGTACTGGAATCCGAGATAACTGGGAATTAATCGGTTGAGAGATCGATCGCGGCGCTTCATAGGGTAGTGTGTTATCTACTGGAATCCGAGATAACTGGGAATTAATCGGTTGAGAGATCGATCGGGGAACTTCATCAGTTGGTGTGTTAAGTACCCGAATTGGCGGTAACTGAGAATTAATCGGTTGAGCGCTGGATAAAGGTACTTCAGGTGATGGCACATTGCGTATCCCACTTTCCGGTAATTCAGTGTCGTTGGATTGCTGTTCCGGTAACGGCATCAGGGATGGCGGCGTGTTGGGTATTGGGACTTCGGGTAACTGGGAATCGGTTAATTCGTTTCCAGATGGAGGCAACTGTGGTGGAGAGTTAGGTATGCCGCTCTGAGGTGGCTGGGAGTAAGCTTGTGGGGGTTCGGGTACTTGGTTCTCCGTTTGTTCGGGCTTGATTTCCTCTGTGAGTTGGTTAGGCTTCAAGGCTTTGACTAATTGAGCCAAGCCATACTCCAGTTGAGCGCGTGGGTCCATCGCAATCCACCCTTCGGGTGTTTTTTCCCGCACTTCAAAGTGGAGATGAGGGCCGGTTGAGTTGCCTGTGCTGCCTACGAGACCGATCGCACTTCCCTGTTGAACCCATTCTCCTGGTTTGACTAAAATTTCTGAGAGGTGACCGTAACGGGTTTCTTGAGTGTCGTTTTTATGACGGACAATGATGGATAAGCCGTAGCCGCCTAAGAAGTCTGCGATCGCTACTCTGCCGGCATGAGCGGCTAAAACAGGGGTTCCCATTGGCGCACCTAAGTCTGTCCCGGTGTGGAAGCGACGATCTCCGCTGATGGGATTAATTCGCCAGCCAAACACGGAGGTTATTTGGGCGGGAACAGCTAGGGGAAAGGCGATCGGTAGTTTGCTATTTCCAGATTCGGCTGGGGATGTTTGGGGTTGTTTGTAGTTGTAGCTTAATGTTGGATTGGGAAGCGTTTCATTACCTGTTATCTCGGTATCTATTTGGTTTTGACGGCTTGTGTTGGGAGGGTTACTAAAACTATTTTGTCTGCCCAAAGCAACATTTCCGGAGTCGATCTTGGCCGGACTGATATTGATATGTCCAATTGTTGGCGGCGTTACCTCTTGAGGCTTGGGTTTCCAGGCGGTTCGATCGTGTTGAGGCTGACGTTTTTTTCGAGATGAAGAAGAGAGGCGATCTTTTTGGGAAGAGCGCTGCGAACGGCTGAACTTGTAAAGTGACTGTTCTTCGTTCTGTTGCGCTGAGGGCAAACGGCTGATTCGATAAGAACGGGGTTGTTCCTCGTTTTGTGGTGTTAAGCGCAAACGACTAATTCTGTTTTGACGCGGCTGTTCTTCGTTTTGAGCTATTGAGGGTAAACGACTGATTTGATAAGAACGGGGTTGTTCTTCGTTTTGAGGCGTTGAGCGCAAACGGCTGATTCTATATTGACGGGGTTGTTCTTCGTTCTGAGGTGCGGAACGCAAACGGCTGATTCTATATTGACGAGGTTGTTCCTCCCTTTGGGGTGTTGACCGCAAACGATTAATTCTTTGGGAACGTTGCTGTGGCTCAGTTTCAATGGGACGGGGCAGGCGGCTTAAGTAGTAGGAACGCGGACGCGGTGAGGGATTAGTTTGAGTCGCTCGCGCCACCCGCAGTTGAGAGGAACGGGGTGAGCGATCGGTTTGAGTCGCTCGCGCTACCCGACTTTGGCGATAAGAACGCGCTAATCGCTCGCTGCGAGGAGAACGTGTCACGCGACTCGTTTCGTAGGAACGGGATGAGCGTTCGGTGCGATCGATCCGCGCTACCCGATTTTGGCTGTAGGAACGGGATGAGCGTTGGGTTTGTTCGACCCGCGCGACGCGACTTTGGCGGTAAGAACGAGATGAGCGTTGGGTTTGTTCGACCCGCGCTAGGCGATTTTGGCGGTAAGAACGAGATGAGCGTTGGGTTTGTTCGACCCGCGCGACGCGATTTTGGCGGTAAGAACGAGATGGGCGTTCGCTTTCGTAACCCACGCGATCGGTCTGGTAGGAACGGGGAATATCTCGTATTCTTTGACGCCGAACAGTGGTGTACCTATTGCTGGCGACAGCAGTTCTTCTGACGCTAGTTCTCACGGATGCCGCTGGGCCACCGCAGCGACTGCCTGCAACTCCTCTATTTCCGTAAACTGTTTGACAACCTGTGGAACGTTCCGACAGCACAACAGAGCTAGGAGGTGAGTAGGCGCGAGCGGTTGATTCCCGTCTCCTTGTGGCACCGAGGCTGTAATCGGTTGGGTCAATGTAAGAGTTCCCCCCGATCGATTGCGAGCTTCTTGCCCTTCCTCCTACTCGCGATCGCGGCGTCGCTCCGGCACGAGAGCGTCTTCTATTTACTGGTGCGGCTTGTCTGGGAGGTTCCGGTGCGGGGTCTGCCGATACGGCTTTGGGCATAATATCGGGAATTTGAGCGATGACAAAGGCATCGGATGATGTTTGATTTTTTGCCCAAACTATGCTACCACTCAAAAGTCCTAAACCGCTGACGCAACCAATTCCCTGTACCAACAGGAAACGATGCCAAAAGCTGATGCCTGCGCTTCTTTGGGAGGGGTTGGGATCGTGCCCGGTCGATCGAGCTGCGGTTGTGTCAATTTGCCGATCTTCTGTAGACGAATAGTTTAGTTGCTTGTCGGGATAAACTGGTTCCACCATCTCCATCACACCGTTATTTTGTTCAACACTTTTAATATAGGGATTGGTCTCGGTCAGGATTTCAGATTTCGGATTTGAGATTGCAGATGAAATTTTTGGCATCTGCAATTACCCATTAGCCATTTCCCAGTCCCATTTCTCCATAGCCCAGACTGATTGTACCGGGCTGGAGGCAAATTTCTGAAGAGGGAGCAGTCCCCGTTGGGTGCAGGCAAACTCGCAAGTCGCCATCGACAGAAACACCCACGACTACTCCTGAGCGTCCGTTGACTTCGATCGATCGCCCGATGCTTGTGAGTAGATTTTGGTAAAACGGCAACACGGAATCTATGCCTTTTTGTTGCCAGTAATGGTATCCAGACATTAATCCTACTAGAGTAATAGCGGCTAATGTTTCTAATGAAAGCGTTGGGCTGGGATGATTGGCGAGAAAAGATACTAGATTAATGCCGTTTTCTGGAACTTGGTTAGTCAAGTTAATGCCCACGCCAACTACTGCTTTGCTAATGCGCCCTCTGTTTACCCTGGTTTCGGTAAGTATGCCGCCCAACTTGCGCCCTGAAAGTATTAGGTCGTTGGGCCACTTGAGGGAGACTGGTAGGTCGTACTCGCGCAAAATCGTCGCAATTCCCCAAGCTCCGCACATAGTCAGTTGTCTAGCCTGCCGAGCGGCTACGTTGGGAGTTAAGGCCACAGATAAGTATAATCCACCGGCAGAAGAATGCCACTGTCGTCCCCACTGTCCTCGTCCGGCTTGTTGCTCAATGGCGATGACTGTGGTGCCTTCTCCAGATCCGAGAGCGAGCAATTCCCACAGCTTTTCATTAGTTGAGGGCAGAGTTTCAAAAAGATGAAGTGAAATATCTGGGTGTTGACTTTGTGAAAGGTTGACAAGCGATCGCTCTTGTGCGACAGAGTGATTTCGCACTGACTCAAGTGCTGCTGCAAACTGTTGCCGATCGAATTCCACGATGTCAAATTTATGCACAATCGTGGCTTAGGTTAGCATAGAATTCATTGTGATTTTGCAAAGTTTTGTAGCCGGCGTGATTCCTCCACACACGACTGAACCCGAACTGAAAAATTCGAGCGATGCTATTCACTCCTGGGAATGGCGCACTTGGGAAGGTTTGCCCTATCTTACCTGTAGCCTTCTGGAATCTTGGTCGCACGGTTTTTTTACGCAACAGTTTTCGCCTCGCTATCCGGTGGAATTTGTGGCGGCGCTACAGCCAGATGCTCAAGTTTATCGGGCGAAGCAGGTACACGGCAATATTGTTCTGACACCTTCGGAAATTGAACAGTTTGTCAATTCTGCGGTTACAGAAGAAACGCTCCTGCCGTCGGCAGATGGTATTGTGAGCGATCGGGCACTACAGGCGGTGTGGGTTTGTACGGCTGATTGTACGCCGGTTTTGATTGCCGATGAAAAAACCGGACAGGTGGCGGCGGTTCATGCAGGTTGGCGCGGTACTGCACAGAGGATTGTACCGCAGGCGATCGCACGTCTTGTTGCCCAAGGTAGCCAACTCGAAGACCTTCGCATTGCGATGGGGCCTGCGATCGCAGGTGAGGTTTATCAAGTTTCGACAGAAGTTGCTGTTGAAGTAGGAGTGAGCATTATACCACAAAAAGAAACAAATGAAGTTATTTTGTCTGCTTTGCTGGAGATACCCAATGCACCGATATTGCCAGATCCGGAAGAGGGAAAAGTGCGGTTGGATGTGCGACGGGTGAACGAGTTGCAATTGCTACAGATGGGGATAAGTGGAGAACGGATTGCGATCGCACCTTATTGTACATATCAGCAACCGGAATATTTCTTTTCCTATCGCAGAAATAAGTTGAAAAATGTGCAGTGGTCGGGAATAGTGAGTAAATAAAATAGGAAAAAGCCATCTTAACTTAACATCGGATGCAGTTTGATAACTTATGTAAGTATCTGGCAGAAAAATATCCCGATCGCTTTGCGAGTTGGTTATTAGGACAACCGACAACTAGGGTAGAAGTGTTAAAAACTGAATTAAGTTTAGAACCTATTCGGGCTGATTCAGTAACACTTTTACGCACTCAATCAGAAATTCTGCATTTAGAATTTCAAGTGCAAGTCCCAACTGGTAAACCGATGCCCCTGCGGATGCTAAATTATTGGGTGCGACTTTATTGGCAATATAATCTGCCAGTAACGCAGGTGCTAATCTGGCTGCAACAAATGAATAATCCAGCCGTGTTTGAGAATGAGTTCCGCCAGGGATTAACCAGTCATGGATATCAAGTAATTCGGATGTGGGAACAATCCCCAGAACCATTATTACAAGATCCGGGGTTGCTACCAATGGCTGTTTTGGCAGCTGCCGATGATGCGGCTGGGTTGCTGAATCGCGTAGCATCAGAAGTAGGTAAGATAGAGTCAATTGTCCAACGCCAGGAAATTTCGGCTTCTACCGAAATTTTAGCTGGTTTGAGGTTTAACAGAAATTTGATTCGCAATCTTTTCCGGGAGGGAATTATGCGGGAATCGGTGATTTATCAAGATATTTTGCAAGAAGGAAGACAACAAGAAGCACTAGCGATGGTGATGCGTCCGCTGACGCGCCGCTTTGGTGTGCTGTCACCTGAGTTACAAGGACGCATTCAAGCTTTATCTGTTGCACAGTTGGAGGATTTGATTGAAGCGTTGTTTGATTTTTCGGATGTTTCTGATTTGGTGAATTGGTTGGAGGAAAGGCGGGGGATTTAAGGATGTAGGGACACAGCATTTGCAATATTTGGATAAGGGATAAAATATTAACTATGCCGTGTCCCTACTATTTTTAAATGGGGAAAATTCATTTAAACGCGATATATATAATATATTCGTTCCATCGCACCAGATCCTTACCAAGCGAACATCGCGTTCAAAGTTATGATGAACAGGATAAAAAATAAAGTTATCAATATCGATATTAGCAGCAATCATTACAGGCTTGAAAGACTCGATGACAGGAAATATTATGAACTTTGGAAAAATAGCCTTGCCATCGCCGATGATTATGGATTTTATATAGATTTTTATCTTTATTTAAGAGACAGAGCCGAAAGTTTAAATCTTGCCCAAATCTATGTTACACTAGAAAAATTATGCGGAGAAAGCGGCAAATTTTTTGACGATTGGAAAGGATCGTTTTCCTTCCCATTTTTTCTAGAAGTGAGTAAAGCCGGACATGAATTTGATTACTTGCTGAATATCTACGACCACAGAGGCTCTGTGAATTTCGGAATTCGCAAACAATTACAGCCTCACGATAGCTATGACGCAAGGGTAATTCATCAACCGTTTCCAGAAGAATTCTCCCGGCAAGATATCAATGAATTTATCACCTACTTTTATGGTTATCTCCAGGGATATTTTGAAGAGATAAAAAGCAGCTATTCGCAATTTTTTTTCAAGCGAATAGATTCTAATTGCATCTTATTTGGATATAAAGATGGTAATTTCTTTGAAGAGCATTATGACGACCATGAAGAATACACTCGATCTTTGAAATTATTAGAAACTTTTTTATTATAGATTGAATTGATTGTTAAATATGAAATATCTGATTTGTAATTAAAAATCAAATTACGGGTGTTTAGGTTATTGCAAAAGAAGTGCGATCGCAAATCTAACAAAACATGATACCCATCACTCGAAACTACAAATCCGTGAGCAATCTTGCCTTTATCATAATAAAAGTCAGAACATTTTCTTATCTATAAATAATATCTGCTTACTTTTCTAGAAAGAGTTCATACAGAGTTATTTAACTTCAAAGCTACAGGAATGAGTGTGATGGAATTAAGCCATCGTGGCCATATTGCTTTTAAACTTGTACAACTATAAATAATCTAACATTATTTAATATTTTTTAATAAAATATGCTAAAATAGCAGTTACAATTTAAATTTGAATCAACTGCAATTTTCCTTATGTCAATGTTAGAGCAATCCCCACAAATTGTCACAAAAGAATCAAATTTGCTGGCAAACGCGGCTATATTAGTAGCTGTTATCATTTGTACCTTCACACCAATATTGATGCGATTTTGCCAAACCGAAATCGGACCAGATGCGATCATCTTTAACCGCTACTGGATAGCCACAACAGTTTTACTATTATGGCATGGCTTGGCAGCTGCACGCCGCTTTTGGATTAAATCTCCAAATCTGTCTAGTCAACTTGATGAGGAGAAATCCCTGGCAATACCTTATACTAATCAGACAATATTCTTATTATTATTATCAGGATCTTTTCTAGCTGCGATGTCGGTTTTATGGTCATGGTCTCTGACTCAGACTAATGTTGCCAACTCTGCATTGATTCATAATTTCTCCATTTTTTTTACTACAATAGTGGGCTGGTTGTTTTTCAAAAAACGCTTTCATAAAAACTTCTTGATGGGTACTGCTATAGCTATAGGGGGAATGATTTTACTTGGATTAAATGACCTGAAATTAGAAACTGACAACATCCAAGGAGATCTTGTTAGCCTAGTCTCTAGTATGGTATTTGGGGCGTATTTAATGACTGTAGAAAGAGTGAGATCTCAAGTGAGTGCTGACACCACAATTCTCTGGTGTTACGGGTTAGGAGTTATTCTAACTTTACCGATTGCTTTAATTAACCAAGAGCAACTATTCCCCATATCGTGGCAAGGGTGGTATGGTCTTATTCTTTTGGGGATTAATGGTATGCTAGTACATTTTTTAACAATATATAGTATTCAGAAATTATCTGCATCTTTTGTGGCTCTAGTTTTTTTGCTAGAACCAATTTTGACAGGTATGTTTGCTTGGTGGATATTTGGAGAAACATTAGCTTGGCTCAATTTATTGGCATTTGCTGTAATTTTAGTGGGGCTGTATTTCGC
This Aerosakkonema funiforme FACHB-1375 DNA region includes the following protein-coding sequences:
- a CDS encoding biotin--[acetyl-CoA-carboxylase] ligase; protein product: MHKFDIVEFDRQQFAAALESVRNHSVAQERSLVNLSQSQHPDISLHLFETLPSTNEKLWELLALGSGEGTTVIAIEQQAGRGQWGRQWHSSAGGLYLSVALTPNVAARQARQLTMCGAWGIATILREYDLPVSLKWPNDLILSGRKLGGILTETRVNRGRISKAVVGVGINLTNQVPENGINLVSFLANHPSPTLSLETLAAITLVGLMSGYHYWQQKGIDSVLPFYQNLLTSIGRSIEVNGRSGVVVGVSVDGDLRVCLHPTGTAPSSEICLQPGTISLGYGEMGLGNG
- a CDS encoding DUF4351 domain-containing protein, giving the protein MQFDNLCKYLAEKYPDRFASWLLGQPTTRVEVLKTELSLEPIRADSVTLLRTQSEILHLEFQVQVPTGKPMPLRMLNYWVRLYWQYNLPVTQVLIWLQQMNNPAVFENEFRQGLTSHGYQVIRMWEQSPEPLLQDPGLLPMAVLAAADDAAGLLNRVASEVGKIESIVQRQEISASTEILAGLRFNRNLIRNLFREGIMRESVIYQDILQEGRQQEALAMVMRPLTRRFGVLSPELQGRIQALSVAQLEDLIEALFDFSDVSDLVNWLEERRGI
- the pgeF gene encoding peptidoglycan editing factor PgeF, whose product is MHSWEWRTWEGLPYLTCSLLESWSHGFFTQQFSPRYPVEFVAALQPDAQVYRAKQVHGNIVLTPSEIEQFVNSAVTEETLLPSADGIVSDRALQAVWVCTADCTPVLIADEKTGQVAAVHAGWRGTAQRIVPQAIARLVAQGSQLEDLRIAMGPAIAGEVYQVSTEVAVEVGVSIIPQKETNEVILSALLEIPNAPILPDPEEGKVRLDVRRVNELQLLQMGISGERIAIAPYCTYQQPEYFFSYRRNKLKNVQWSGIVSK
- a CDS encoding M23 family metallopeptidase, whose translation is MPKISSAISNPKSEILTETNPYIKSVEQNNGVMEMVEPVYPDKQLNYSSTEDRQIDTTAARSTGHDPNPSQRSAGISFWHRFLLVQGIGCVSGLGLLSGSIVWAKNQTSSDAFVIAQIPDIMPKAVSADPAPEPPRQAAPVNRRRSRAGATPRSRVGGRARSSQSIGGNSYIDPTDYSLGATRRRESTARAYSPPSSVVLSERSTGCQTVYGNRGVAGSRCGGPAASVRTSVRRTAVASNRYTTVRRQRIRDIPRSYQTDRVGYESERPSRSYRQNRVARVEQTQRSSRSYRQNRLARVEQTQRSSRSYRQSRVARVEQTQRSSRSYSQNRVARIDRTERSSRSYETSRVTRSPRSERLARSYRQSRVARATQTDRSPRSSQLRVARATQTNPSPRPRSYYLSRLPRPIETEPQQRSQRINRLRSTPQREEQPRQYRISRLRSAPQNEEQPRQYRISRLRSTPQNEEQPRSYQISRLPSIAQNEEQPRQNRISRLRLTPQNEEQPRSYRISRLPSAQQNEEQSLYKFSRSQRSSQKDRLSSSSRKKRQPQHDRTAWKPKPQEVTPPTIGHINISPAKIDSGNVALGRQNSFSNPPNTSRQNQIDTEITGNETLPNPTLSYNYKQPQTSPAESGNSKLPIAFPLAVPAQITSVFGWRINPISGDRRFHTGTDLGAPMGTPVLAAHAGRVAIADFLGGYGLSIIVRHKNDTQETRYGHLSEILVKPGEWVQQGSAIGLVGSTGNSTGPHLHFEVREKTPEGWIAMDPRAQLEYGLAQLVKALKPNQLTEEIKPEQTENQVPEPPQAYSQPPQSGIPNSPPQLPPSGNELTDSQLPEVPIPNTPPSLMPLPEQQSNDTELPESGIRNVPSPEVPLSSAQPINSQLPPIRVLNTPTDEVPRSISQPINSQLSRIPVDNTLPYEAPRSISQPINSQLSRIPVLQTPTEEVPLSSARPINLPLPRIPVLQTLTEEVPLSSARPINLPLPRIPVLQTLIEEVPLSSTRPINSQLPPIPVLNTPTEEVPLSSAKPINSQFPGIPVLKTPPYEASLSRTVQTNDRLTSAQQVNFRPPELPIWVTQESAYRLPEVPILPHKP
- a CDS encoding DMT family transporter; translated protein: MSMLEQSPQIVTKESNLLANAAILVAVIICTFTPILMRFCQTEIGPDAIIFNRYWIATTVLLLWHGLAAARRFWIKSPNLSSQLDEEKSLAIPYTNQTIFLLLLSGSFLAAMSVLWSWSLTQTNVANSALIHNFSIFFTTIVGWLFFKKRFHKNFLMGTAIAIGGMILLGLNDLKLETDNIQGDLVSLVSSMVFGAYLMTVERVRSQVSADTTILWCYGLGVILTLPIALINQEQLFPISWQGWYGLILLGINGMLVHFLTIYSIQKLSASFVALVFLLEPILTGMFAWWIFGETLAWLNLLAFAVILVGLYFAVSSPLVAIDFEDN